The genomic stretch AAAAGAGAATGAAAAAAGAAGAGTTTCGAAATAAAGCGCTGAAAATTTTCCCGTGGGTCTGCGGAAAATGCGGCAGGGAGTTTTCCGGCAAAAAACTGCGCGAGTTGACGGTCCATCACAGAGACCATAATCACGGGAACAATCCGCCCGACGGCAGCAACTGGGAACTGTTGTGCATCTACTGCCACGACAATGAGCACTCTCGCTTCCTGGAGGCCGAATGGCAGAACACTCCGGATTCTGATACCGAAGAAAGACCGGCGGCTAATCACACCCCTTTCGCAGGCCTCGGCAAACTGTTGCGTGTGTCTGTCCATCAAAGAGAGAAGGACGAAGCAGAATGATTGACAACTTAGGATTAGATCGCATGCAAAAAGTATATTGTGTAGAAAATAAAACGGTCGATGAAATCTTAGATCGGCACAGGCATGGAGGGGGACAATCCCCTATCAATTTCCGTGAAATAATCAGGGAGGTTCTCGAGTTTGTCAATAAATTTATAGCCCCTTCCCGCGCGGGTACGATCTACATAGATGACCCGTCAACACGCGTCTATGATGAAAATGGAAACCTCGATTATGGGGCAGCGAGACTCGTTTTTGCCGCATGTTTTGGTGACAAGTCGGAAAGCCTGATTGGTC from Anaerolineae bacterium encodes the following:
- a CDS encoding YajD family HNH nuclease, whose translation is MKKEEFRNKALKIFPWVCGKCGREFSGKKLRELTVHHRDHNHGNNPPDGSNWELLCIYCHDNEHSRFLEAEWQNTPDSDTEERPAANHTPFAGLGKLLRVSVHQREKDEAE